In a single window of the Tellurirhabdus bombi genome:
- a CDS encoding citrate synthase: MSNTAELSVDGKTYQFPIVEGSEQEKAIDISNLRDQTGYVTLDKGYKNTGATQSAITFLDGEQGILRYRGYSIEDLAAKANFLGVAYLLIYGELPNQQQYQEFEKSIQSHSQVKEGMQTILNGFPQDTHPMIELSSLVNALSAFYPDSYNEKAGDTEEHVARLLAQLPTIAAWSYKKAKGQATVQPNNNLDYCSNFLSMMFGQAGEEYKVDPVVAEALNTLLILHADHEQNCSTSTVRLVGSSQANLYASISAGINALWGPLHGGANQEVIEMLEDIKADGGDVAKYVDMAKNAKQTGFRLFGFGHRVYKNFDPRAKIIKKAADDVLSKLGVNDPVLEIAKGLEEAALNDDYFVSRKLYPNVDFYSGIIYRALGIPTNMFTVLFAIGRLPGWIAQWKEMRATKEPIGRPRQIYVGSTLRDFKALADR, from the coding sequence ATGTCAAACACTGCCGAACTGTCTGTTGATGGCAAAACCTACCAGTTTCCTATTGTCGAAGGTAGCGAACAAGAAAAAGCCATTGATATATCTAATCTCCGCGATCAGACGGGCTACGTTACACTAGACAAAGGATACAAAAACACCGGAGCAACTCAAAGTGCCATTACTTTCCTGGATGGAGAGCAAGGTATTCTGCGCTACCGGGGCTATTCCATTGAAGATCTGGCGGCTAAAGCCAATTTCCTCGGAGTCGCTTATTTGCTGATTTATGGGGAGTTACCCAACCAACAGCAGTATCAGGAATTTGAGAAAAGTATCCAGTCGCACAGCCAGGTTAAAGAAGGCATGCAGACTATTCTGAATGGTTTCCCACAAGACACGCACCCGATGATTGAGCTGTCGTCTCTGGTGAATGCGTTGAGTGCCTTTTACCCTGATTCATACAACGAAAAAGCGGGCGATACGGAAGAACACGTTGCCCGGTTGCTTGCGCAGCTTCCAACCATCGCGGCCTGGTCGTACAAAAAAGCGAAGGGCCAAGCCACTGTTCAGCCCAACAACAACCTTGATTATTGCTCTAACTTCCTAAGCATGATGTTTGGTCAGGCTGGTGAGGAGTATAAAGTAGATCCGGTAGTTGCCGAAGCCCTGAATACTTTATTGATTCTACACGCCGATCACGAGCAAAACTGCTCAACGTCAACCGTTCGTCTGGTTGGTTCGTCGCAGGCCAATTTATATGCATCGATTTCGGCGGGAATCAACGCCCTGTGGGGTCCGCTGCACGGTGGTGCCAACCAGGAAGTGATTGAAATGCTGGAAGACATCAAAGCCGATGGCGGCGATGTGGCAAAATACGTAGACATGGCGAAAAACGCGAAACAGACGGGTTTCCGGTTGTTTGGTTTTGGCCACCGCGTTTACAAAAACTTCGATCCGCGCGCGAAAATCATTAAAAAAGCGGCTGACGACGTTCTGAGCAAATTAGGTGTTAACGACCCCGTACTGGAAATCGCTAAAGGACTGGAAGAAGCTGCTCTGAACGACGACTATTTCGTTTCGCGGAAGCTTTATCCAAATGTCGATTTCTATTCGGGTATCATCTACCGGGCGCTGGGTATTCCGACCAATATGTTCACGGTCTTGTTTGCCATTGGCCGTCTGCCGGGCTGGATTGCTCAGTGGAAGGAAATGCGCGCGACGAAAGAACCAATTGGCCGTCCACGGCAAATTTACGTGGGTTCTACCCTCCGCGATTTCAAAGCGCTGGCTGATCGGTAA
- a CDS encoding sensor histidine kinase, with product MNYDAWFLFFLGMVSSILLVNVVQWIMYGERVYGLYVLYTLAWITYFVVRHLPLPDNVLSFARVAGPITAYMFYFALVADFLHVWKQRPKLHRPYQILQISLLLYCLVKAYMCFVQDHWTPATHDLVQNIFRFILIAVAIYVTALFFRSKDTVSRFFVVGTTLMVVTHLVTVSLSVRITDMNYVWNSWRNPYPYMQAGIVLDLMVFSIGLSYRHRREAIRKATVERELDYEREQRHREHLQAELTMQQLKHEKTEMHMRALQSQINPHFLFNSLNSLSALIGDNPQKAEQFVDQMSVVYRYLLQAGDRELTTVASELAFIHAYGNLLTTRFGRGISIELAVSEASRDWLLPPLTLQLLVENAVKHNVVHSGKPLRIEIRTDQANRLIVSNNLQRKPIRQVLSSGKGLANISEKYRLLNLPGIKVSESADVFSVEIPLIESVLKAA from the coding sequence ATGAATTACGACGCTTGGTTTTTGTTTTTCTTGGGAATGGTGTCCTCCATTCTTCTGGTAAACGTAGTCCAGTGGATTATGTACGGCGAGCGCGTCTACGGCTTGTATGTTCTGTATACACTGGCCTGGATCACGTACTTTGTGGTGAGGCACCTGCCCCTGCCGGACAATGTTTTGTCGTTTGCCCGAGTTGCCGGTCCCATTACGGCCTACATGTTTTATTTTGCCCTGGTTGCCGATTTTCTGCACGTCTGGAAACAACGGCCCAAACTGCATCGACCTTACCAGATTCTGCAAATTTCGTTGTTACTGTACTGCCTGGTTAAGGCATATATGTGTTTTGTCCAGGATCATTGGACACCTGCCACGCATGATTTGGTCCAGAATATATTTCGTTTTATCCTGATTGCAGTAGCTATCTACGTAACAGCGTTATTTTTCCGGTCAAAAGATACAGTTTCCCGCTTTTTTGTTGTGGGAACTACTCTAATGGTTGTTACGCACCTGGTTACCGTCTCGCTCAGCGTACGGATTACAGACATGAACTACGTCTGGAATTCCTGGCGAAATCCTTATCCTTATATGCAGGCGGGTATCGTACTTGACCTGATGGTGTTTTCGATTGGTTTGTCGTACCGCCACCGCCGGGAAGCCATCCGAAAGGCAACGGTAGAGCGGGAGCTGGATTACGAACGGGAGCAGCGCCACCGCGAACACTTGCAAGCGGAACTGACCATGCAGCAGCTAAAACATGAAAAAACCGAAATGCACATGCGAGCGCTGCAAAGCCAGATTAACCCGCATTTTCTCTTCAACAGCTTAAATTCCCTATCGGCCCTGATTGGCGACAACCCCCAGAAAGCAGAGCAGTTTGTGGACCAGATGTCGGTCGTTTATCGGTATTTGTTGCAGGCTGGCGACCGGGAGCTAACCACCGTTGCCAGCGAACTGGCTTTTATTCATGCTTATGGTAATTTGCTGACGACTCGTTTTGGTCGGGGCATTAGCATCGAACTGGCGGTGAGCGAAGCAAGCCGGGACTGGTTATTGCCGCCTTTGACGCTTCAGTTGCTGGTAGAAAATGCGGTTAAACACAACGTGGTCCACAGTGGAAAACCCCTGCGCATCGAGATCCGGACCGACCAAGCGAACCGGCTCATTGTTAGTAATAATCTCCAAAGAAAACCCATTCGGCAAGTGCTTTCCAGCGGAAAAGGCTTAGCCAACATCAGTGAAAAATACCGCCTGCTGAATTTGCCCGGTATCAAAGTATCAGAGTCTGCCGATGTATTTAGCGTTGAAATACCCTTGATTGAATCCGTGTTGAAAGCGGCTTAG
- a CDS encoding vWA domain-containing protein, translated as MRGFAFSQYTPPEQKSGNKFDQLLNVFQQLLLMTSGNVEEALAWLNDLDRRYSLTDDQYGIGDFVDEMKQKGYLTEQNEEGQMSMTPKSEQSIRQSALEEIFGKLKRSKSGGNHHTPYSGVGDELSSDLRSYQFGDTLEQISMTESIRNAQINSGVDDFRLMESDLEVVEKEQKSQTSTVLMIDISHSMILYGEDRITPAKKVAMALVELVKQKYPKDTLDIVVFGNDSWQIQVKDLPYLEVGPYHTNTVAGLELAMDLLRRRKNKNKQIFMITDGKPTCLKEGIKYYKNSFGLDRKVVSKTLTLAAQCRRLDIPITTFMIASDPYLKQFVHEFTKVNNGRAYYSGLQGLGNMMFEDFQRNRRKNIK; from the coding sequence ATGAGAGGTTTTGCATTTTCTCAATATACGCCCCCCGAACAAAAATCAGGCAACAAATTCGACCAACTGCTTAATGTTTTCCAACAGCTGCTGTTGATGACATCCGGCAACGTCGAAGAAGCGTTGGCGTGGCTCAATGACCTTGACCGCCGCTACAGCCTGACGGACGACCAGTATGGCATTGGTGACTTCGTGGACGAAATGAAGCAAAAAGGCTACCTGACCGAGCAGAACGAAGAAGGCCAGATGAGCATGACGCCTAAGTCGGAGCAATCCATCCGGCAGTCGGCGCTGGAAGAAATTTTCGGCAAACTCAAGCGCTCTAAATCAGGTGGTAACCACCACACGCCGTATTCGGGCGTTGGCGATGAATTATCCAGCGACCTGCGCTCCTATCAGTTTGGCGATACGCTGGAACAGATTTCCATGACCGAATCCATTCGCAACGCGCAGATCAACAGCGGTGTCGACGATTTTCGCCTCATGGAAAGTGATTTGGAAGTGGTCGAAAAAGAGCAGAAATCGCAGACTTCCACGGTCTTGATGATTGACATTAGCCATTCCATGATTTTGTACGGGGAAGACCGCATTACACCGGCTAAGAAAGTGGCGATGGCCCTTGTGGAACTGGTGAAGCAGAAATACCCGAAAGACACGCTGGATATTGTGGTATTCGGCAACGATTCCTGGCAGATTCAGGTGAAGGATTTGCCTTATCTGGAAGTGGGTCCGTACCACACCAACACGGTTGCCGGGCTGGAACTGGCGATGGACCTGCTCCGACGCCGGAAGAATAAGAATAAGCAGATTTTTATGATTACGGACGGAAAGCCAACCTGTTTGAAAGAAGGCATCAAGTATTACAAAAATAGTTTTGGCCTCGACCGGAAAGTGGTTAGCAAAACGCTGACGCTGGCCGCCCAGTGCCGCCGCCTGGATATTCCCATCACCACGTTTATGATTGCCTCTGATCCTTACCTGAAACAGTTTGTTCATGAATTTACGAAAGTGAACAATGGTCGGGCTTATTACAGTGGTTTACAGGGCCTGGGCAACATGATGTTTGAGGACTTCCAACGCAATCGCCGGAAAAATATTAAATAA
- a CDS encoding IPT/TIG domain-containing protein, giving the protein MKNTLPFLWCILLAVFVAACRVSSYPPEVWSVEPDRARIGTEITISGAKFGNSPVVTFGQSGTKVAATLKSVYSQSITAVVPHLPVGQTSLQVSTDEGVSEPHSFTVLQPGPLLTAVQPMNGLPGSVLRISGNYLDQIKGVRIGAISVKTFSDTTQTTMAFAIPAGVPLGPTSLIIETAGGTSSTDFLVAGQPEITSFSPRQVRSGTELIIQGRNLSSGLVRLGGVPVDPARTTVKDTEIRTYVPANVLSGRITVTVYDKLTATSADSLLVVSAPSISNLSLAEGIKGDKVLITGQNLKDINRVLFGTIEAPFKIRSDTQVEATVPELTQAGTVTITVSSVGGAATSPVPFFMILPPASLMASPVRQIRGGEVTVSGVNLHRISGVKLGNYPATVSARAEGASLRITIPTDATSGTVTVTNRAGSATTSQPIVVIQKPVIASFTNKIPVGGRVVLKGEFLLNAQVLFAGSTVAAAFDGRNTDEEIWVKVPATAKEGPICVTNEAGTVCTTIDFTLK; this is encoded by the coding sequence ATGAAAAATACGTTACCATTTTTATGGTGTATTTTATTGGCTGTTTTTGTGGCTGCTTGCCGCGTTAGCAGTTACCCGCCCGAAGTCTGGAGCGTAGAGCCCGACCGGGCACGCATCGGAACCGAAATTACCATAAGCGGTGCTAAATTCGGGAACAGTCCGGTCGTTACTTTTGGCCAATCGGGAACGAAGGTAGCCGCCACCCTCAAAAGCGTTTACAGCCAGTCCATCACCGCCGTTGTCCCGCACTTGCCCGTTGGCCAGACCTCCCTTCAGGTTTCCACCGATGAAGGCGTATCTGAACCACATTCGTTTACGGTATTGCAACCCGGCCCGCTTCTGACGGCTGTCCAGCCTATGAATGGGCTGCCCGGTAGCGTGCTCAGAATTTCAGGAAATTACCTCGATCAGATAAAAGGCGTTCGAATAGGTGCTATCTCCGTGAAAACTTTCAGCGACACGACACAAACTACCATGGCGTTTGCTATTCCTGCCGGTGTGCCGTTGGGACCTACCAGCCTGATTATTGAAACAGCGGGCGGCACGTCCAGTACTGATTTTCTAGTAGCGGGCCAACCTGAAATTACTTCTTTTTCGCCTCGTCAGGTTCGTTCCGGCACGGAATTAATCATTCAGGGACGCAATTTATCCAGCGGTCTGGTGCGATTAGGTGGGGTGCCAGTAGATCCCGCGAGAACAACCGTAAAAGATACCGAAATTCGTACCTATGTACCTGCCAACGTACTGTCGGGACGCATTACGGTTACCGTTTATGACAAGCTTACGGCCACAAGTGCAGACAGCCTGTTGGTGGTATCGGCTCCTTCGATTAGCAATTTAAGCCTTGCGGAAGGCATTAAAGGCGACAAGGTTCTAATTACCGGCCAGAACCTGAAAGACATAAATCGGGTTTTGTTCGGCACCATTGAAGCGCCTTTTAAAATTCGGAGCGATACGCAGGTAGAGGCAACAGTGCCGGAACTGACTCAGGCGGGTACTGTAACCATTACTGTAAGCAGCGTGGGTGGGGCGGCAACTAGTCCAGTCCCGTTTTTCATGATCCTGCCTCCCGCATCGCTAATGGCTAGCCCAGTAAGGCAGATTAGAGGGGGCGAGGTTACGGTAAGTGGCGTCAATTTGCACCGAATTTCTGGCGTGAAGCTGGGCAACTATCCTGCCACCGTTTCCGCGCGAGCGGAAGGAGCCAGCCTGCGAATTACCATTCCAACGGATGCTACGAGTGGAACGGTTACCGTTACCAATCGGGCGGGCAGCGCCACTACTTCACAACCCATCGTGGTCATACAAAAACCCGTTATTGCTTCATTCACTAATAAAATTCCAGTTGGTGGGCGGGTCGTGCTGAAAGGAGAATTCTTGCTGAATGCGCAGGTTCTTTTCGCGGGCAGCACCGTCGCGGCAGCGTTCGACGGAAGAAATACCGATGAAGAAATCTGGGTTAAAGTACCCGCTACGGCAAAAGAAGGTCCCATTTGTGTAACCAATGAGGCCGGAACGGTTTGTACAACGATTGATTTTACGCTGAAATAA
- a CDS encoding P-loop NTPase family protein has product MSYQNLKSKELLQIKTLGELRAAGYQSKSIKQELRANLIEKIKAKEVVFPGIWGYEETVIPEVERAILSMHHINLLGLRGQAKTRIARLMVNLLDEYIPVVEGSELNDDPLQPLSRFAHDLINERGDSTPIAWLHRNDRYTEKLATPDVSVADLVGDVDPIKAATLKLPYSDERTIHFGLIPRSHRCIFVINELPDLQARIQVSLFNILQEGDIQIRGFKLRLPLDIQFVFTANPEDYTNRGSIVTPLKDRIDSQIVTHYPKSIEIGKKITQQEAIVKTEQKGMIKTNDLIADLIEQIAIEARESEYVDAKSGVSARLTISAYENLLSAAERRVLINSEKDTYIRIADLYGVIASICGKVELVYEGEVEGPVIVAQSLIGKAIRNQFLNYFPNPEKAKKDRKRVNPYKKITDWFGDGNVMEILSDLPNRDYENRLRTIDGLDDLVDQSHSRLSKQEKLFMMEFALHGLAEHSMIGKKSLDTGLQFKDLLGSMLGSSQGFEEEEDDE; this is encoded by the coding sequence ATGAGTTATCAAAACCTGAAGTCAAAAGAATTGCTACAGATCAAAACCTTGGGCGAATTGCGGGCGGCTGGCTATCAGTCAAAATCCATCAAACAGGAATTACGAGCAAATCTCATTGAAAAAATAAAGGCCAAAGAAGTTGTTTTCCCGGGTATCTGGGGATACGAAGAGACCGTTATTCCTGAAGTTGAGCGCGCTATTCTGTCGATGCACCATATCAATTTGCTGGGCTTACGGGGGCAGGCAAAAACCCGGATTGCCCGCTTGATGGTCAATTTACTGGACGAATATATTCCGGTTGTTGAAGGGTCGGAATTGAATGATGATCCGCTTCAGCCACTGTCGCGTTTCGCCCACGATCTGATCAACGAGCGGGGTGATTCAACGCCGATTGCCTGGCTGCACCGCAATGATCGCTATACCGAAAAACTAGCTACGCCGGATGTTTCCGTCGCCGACCTGGTGGGCGATGTAGACCCCATTAAAGCAGCTACGCTTAAGTTACCCTATTCGGACGAACGGACCATCCATTTTGGTTTGATTCCTCGTTCGCACCGTTGCATTTTTGTCATCAACGAATTACCCGATTTGCAGGCACGGATTCAGGTATCGCTATTCAATATTTTGCAGGAAGGCGATATTCAGATTCGGGGTTTCAAACTGCGTCTGCCGCTGGATATTCAATTTGTGTTTACGGCCAATCCGGAAGATTATACCAACCGGGGAAGCATCGTGACGCCACTGAAAGACCGGATTGATAGCCAGATTGTAACGCACTATCCGAAATCGATCGAGATCGGGAAGAAAATCACGCAGCAGGAGGCTATTGTGAAGACCGAGCAAAAAGGCATGATTAAAACCAATGACCTGATTGCCGACCTGATCGAACAAATTGCCATTGAAGCCCGCGAAAGTGAATACGTGGATGCCAAAAGTGGCGTTTCGGCCCGTCTGACCATTTCGGCTTACGAAAACTTGCTTTCGGCGGCTGAGCGGCGGGTTTTGATTAACAGCGAAAAAGATACGTACATCCGCATTGCCGACCTTTATGGCGTCATTGCTTCCATCTGCGGAAAGGTAGAGCTGGTGTATGAAGGCGAGGTCGAAGGCCCCGTTATTGTGGCGCAAAGCCTGATCGGTAAAGCCATTCGAAATCAGTTTCTGAATTATTTCCCGAATCCGGAAAAAGCGAAAAAAGACCGGAAACGGGTTAATCCGTACAAGAAAATTACGGATTGGTTCGGCGACGGAAACGTGATGGAAATCCTGAGCGATTTGCCTAACCGGGATTACGAAAACCGCCTTCGCACCATTGATGGCCTCGACGATCTGGTTGATCAATCCCATTCGCGCCTGAGCAAGCAAGAGAAGTTGTTTATGATGGAATTTGCGCTTCACGGCCTGGCGGAACACTCCATGATTGGAAAAAAATCGCTGGATACCGGCTTGCAATTTAAAGACCTGCTAGGCTCGATGCTGGGCTCCAGCCAAGGTTTTGAAGAAGAGGAAGACGACGAATAA